From Vairimorpha necatrix chromosome 9, complete sequence, one genomic window encodes:
- a CDS encoding putative SP-containing protein, whose protein sequence is MFSIYVLILEISFITSSTFCLNTSSCLYASYIYESNKQTPDLIFNRTTENFLELECIKQNLNLLGPDELSLLFNVIDEHLIDKNDNLYCLIVELSKSSDVYCEIKKIQNELRYLPTAMRGRLSICPKDFHIISSNRKRIQCKSNNLKYSTKKCTKILKTELNCLNLSRNKLEFYVFVFEFVERCVDLITMNTFKCQVKLHYQYLLDYYRIYSNYIKMLISEVSLPKILNYAGKCLVEESNINFILLCKIRDELMSLDRIISNFYINLDNYLSHMEIISNLIIENIQKN, encoded by the coding sequence ATGTTTTCAATTTACgtattaattttagaaattagttttattaCTTCGTCAACCTTTTGTTTGAACACTTCTAGTTGTTTATATGCatcttatatatatgaatcTAATAAACAGACGCCTGACTTGATATTTAATAGAACTACTGAGAATTTCTTAGAATTAGAATgcataaaacaaaatttaaatttgctAGGACCAGATGAACTCAGtttactttttaatgttataGATGAACATTTAATCGACAAAAATGATAATCTATATTGTCTCATTGTTGAATTAAGCAAATCTTCAGACGTTTATTGcgagataaaaaaaatacaaaatgaATTAAGATACCTACCTACCGCTATGAGAGGTAGACTATCTATATGTCCTAAAGATTTTCACATTATTTCTTCAAATAGAAAGAGAATACAATGCAAAAGTAATAACTTGAAATATTCcacaaaaaaatgtacgaaaattttaaaaaccgAATTAAATTgcttaaatttatcaagGAACAAATTAGAATTCTAtgtatttgtttttgaatTTGTTGAAAGATGCGTTGATCTGATCACAATGAACACATTTAAATGTCAAGTTAAGTTACATTATCAATATTTACTTGATTATTATAGGATATATTCGAActatattaaaatgttaATAAGTGAGGTTTCATTGCCTAAAATCTTAAATTATGCTGGAAAATGTTTAGTCGAagaatcaaatataaattttattctgtTGTGTAAAATTAGAGATGAGTTGATGTCATTAGATagaataatatcaaatttttatataaatttagataattatttatcGCACATGGaaataatttcaaatttgataatagaaaatattcaaaaaaattaa
- a CDS encoding putative SP-containing membrane protein, which yields MKPKDQLMINILPFIKLKSSVNKSQESSEYLDENSNEDVWEDVNKIFKGSFNFNNVVNNDSHKIKNKYIDLIAPKLQQTRLSFEVYCKSRPDNKTLDFNSIREFPKCNAYLIKRACQCDQVCIDEHIKNIIYDPSCVIFDLTNVNTDVSYLDSCDREALRPYNGTLKLYKFGFNIERTTKELNDSMNASCRSFTYAPDLICNAYELRDECKNEKFCMSKNFIVPGNCTLNFNKIKEILGIEKNGISTENLVSSTDNPTAQAAILMPIKNVNYFTIGLSGACLIIFLCLIVVSLFGKSVNKKIFFFSVIGVIIVFLSLILTLY from the coding sequence ATGAAGCCGAAAGATCAACTTATGATTAACATATTGCcctttataaaattaaaaagttctGTTAACAAAAGTCAAGAATCTTCAGAATATTTAGATGAGAATAGTAATGAAGATGTTTGGGAAGAcgttaataaaatttttaaaggctcttttaattttaacaaTGTAGTAAATAATGACAgtcataaaataaaaaataaatatattgatCTCATTGCTCCAAAGTTACAACAAACTCGTTTGTCATTTGAAGTATACTGTAAGTCTCGGCCTGACAATAAAACTTTAGATTTTAATTCTATCAGAGAATTTCCAAAATGTAATGCGTATTTGATTAAAAGAGCCTGCCAATGTGATCAGGTTTGTATTGACgaacatattaaaaatatcatatatGATCCTTCTTGCGTCATTTTCGATCTTACAAATGTCAATACTGACGTGTCATACCTTGATAGTTGTGATCGTGAGGCATTAAGACCTTATAATGgtacattaaaattatataaattcgGATTTAACATTGAAAGAACGACTAAAGAGTTGAATGACTCTATGAACGCAAGTTGTAGATCATTTACTTACGCGCCTGATCTTATTTGTAATGCATATGAACTAAGAGATGaatgtaaaaatgaaaaattttgtatgtctaaaaattttattgtaccTGGAAATTGTAcacttaattttaataaaataaaagaaatattgggaattgaaaaaaatgggATTTCTACAGAAAATCTAGTATCGAGCACCGATAATCCAACAGCACAAGCCGCCATTCTTATGCCTATTAAAAACGTCAATTATTTTACTATCGGATTATCTGGGGCTTGtctaattatatttttatgtttaatagTTGTAAGTCTTTTTGGAAAATCagtaaacaaaaaaatattttttttttcagtaATTGGGGTGATAATCGTATTCTTATCTTTAATATTGactttatattaa